A region from the Ctenopharyngodon idella isolate HZGC_01 chromosome 13, HZGC01, whole genome shotgun sequence genome encodes:
- the six4a gene encoding homeobox protein SIX4a, whose protein sequence is MSVSSSEVTVAGDIKKENVKYTETLESSTDSRGHVKLLTLDTPVAAGMLVGQQQQQTSPPERKMPTMDSLSAHTSPAATASSLAFSPEQVACVCEALQQGGNVDRLARFLWSLPQSDLLRGNESILRAQALVAFHQARYQELYSILESHSFSPSCHSALQDLWYKARYTEAEKARGRPLGAVDKYRLRRKFPLPRTIWDGEETVYCFKERSRNALKDLYKQNRYPSPAEKRNLAKITGLSLTQVSNWFKNRRQRDRNPSEAQSKSESDGNHSTEDESSKGQESLSPCPMSTCADGTVGNAVVPLCSGALEAGVIVQQVGDSRNSVSSSSVIFNGVSVNTPASVFHNGTPSFLSTTGHVLFSGMNLGLQSLACRSVADVEMDGAGQDKRLTADPALVYPSFHCSVNGTDVEVKAEDVRQDVSVQDQNTSISSPFTVTSSDGLQLEGYNLVPEANGTSLLSNKMVLPPLQLPSSSSPSSVTQGVVDGSSPAPASLCHLRVDGQDRLQLTSLEPSAALYGLASIHTLSAVKKEPLETPGGYLYHLGYSHDPTHSSPTSLNNTMTTTQQDYTTLTVSTPLLAQTDLTGEFRGHEAQMTSSLNGDFLCAVSEGGKGQMREVEEEEEKHLTKLKTVHIEEEMTDL, encoded by the exons ATGTCTGTTTCCTCTAGTGAAGTGACAGTGGCAGGCGACATCAAAAAGGAAAATGTGAAGTACACGGAGACTCTCGAGAGCTCCACGGACAGTCGGGGGCACGTCAAACTCCTGACTCTGGACACTCCGGTGGCCGCCGGGATGCTCGTCgggcagcaacagcagcagaccTCTCCACCGGAGCGCAAGATGCCCACTATGGACTCTTTGTCTGCGCACACTTCACCCGCAGCAACCGCGAGCTCGTTGGCTTTCTCACCGGAGCAGGTTGCGTGTGTTTGCGAAGCGCTTCAGCAGGGGGGCAACGTGGATCGACTCGCCCGGTTTCTGTGGTCTCTCCCGCAGAGCGACTTATTGCGCGGTAACGAGAGTATCCTCCGCGCTCAGGCGCTGGTGGCCTTCCACCAGGCGCGCTACCAGGAGCTTTACAGCATCTTGGAGAGCCACAGCTTCAGCCCCTCGTGCCACTCTGCCCTCCAGGACTTATGGTACAAAGCCCGGTACACGGAGGCGGAGAAGGCCCGTGGTAGACCGCTAGGCGCAGTGGATAAATATCGCCTGCGACGCAAGTTTCCCCTGCCCCGGACCATTTGGGATGGAGAGGAGACGGTGTACTGCTTCAAAGAGCGCTCCAGGAACGCGCTGAAGGACCTCTATAAGCAGAACCGGTACCCGTCCCCGGCCGAGAAGAGGAATCTGGCCAAGATCACAGGACTGTCCCTGACACAAGTCAGCAACTGGTTCAAAAACAGAAGGCAGAGAGACAGAAACCCGTCAGAGGCGCAGTCCAAAAG CGAGTCAGATGGAAATCACAGTACGGAGGATGAGAGCAGTAAAGGTCAGGAGTCTCTGTCCCCATGTCCCATGTCGACCTGTGCTGATGGGACGGTGGGTAATGCAGTTGTGCCTCTCTGCTCTGGAGCTCTTGAGGCCGGGGTTATCGTCCAGCAGGTTGGAGACAGCAGGAACTCTGTCTCGTCATCATCCGTCATCTTTAATGGAGTCTCAGTCAACACGCCCGCCTCTGTTTTCCACAACGGCACCCCTTCATTTCTCTCCACCACAGGACATGTCCTCTTCAGTGGTATGAACTTGGGACTCCAGTCGCTGGCTTGCAGATCAGTGGCAGATGTGGAGATGGATGGTGCAGGACAGGATAAAAGGTTAACGGCAGACCCTGCACTGGTGTACCCCTCATTTCACTGCAGTGTGAATGGGACAGATGTAGAGGTGAAAGCAGAGGATGTTAGGCAGGATGTGTCAGTTCAGGACCAGAACACGTCCATTAGTTCGCCGTTCACTGTCACCTCGTCTGATGGCTTGCAGCTTGAAGGTTACAACTTGGTTCCTGAAGCCAATGGGACCTCACTGCTGAGCAACAAGATGGTACTTCCTCCCTTGCAACTCCCATCATCTTCTTCACCCTCATCAGTTACACAAG GTGTTGTTGATGGCAGTTCTCCTGCTCCCGCCTCTCTATGTCACCTCCGGGTGGATGGGCAGGACAGGCTGCAGCTGACCTCTCTCGAGCCCAGCGCGGCACTCTACGGCCTGGCTAGCATACACACACTGTCTGCTGTAAAGAAGGAACCTTTGGAGACTCCTGGTGGATACCTTTACCACCTGGGTTACTCCCATGACCCCACCCACAGCTCCCCCACCTCACTTAACAACACCATGACAACGACCCAGCAAGACTACACTACTCTCACAGTGAGCACACCCTTACTCGCCCAAACGGACCTTACTGGCGAGTTCAGAGGTCATGAAGCCCAGATGACTTCGAGCCTAAATGGAGACTTCCTATGTGCGGTTTCAGAGGGAGGGAAGGGACAGATGAGAGAAGTggaggaagaagaggaaaaaCATCTGACAAAACTAAAAACAGTCCATATAGAGGAAGAGATGACTGACCTTTGA